A DNA window from Dehalococcoidia bacterium contains the following coding sequences:
- the thyX gene encoding FAD-dependent thymidylate synthase, whose translation MKLSSGPKVYLVTRPSVDWEQIAAFLLDEELPPIPDSIRAGQSEAEAIIEVSARLCYMSFGRGRRDIADFIYNLLNSKDGSVFEHVNYGFVFTGVSRSLTHELVRHRAGFAYSQRSQRYVDETEGSFVVPPALAGENGAGEEARAVLEEALESASDSYVKLVEELESVLPRDRFEYNTDRRKAIRQAARAVLPNATETKIFVTGNVRAWRHFIEMRAATFADWEIRSLALQVLELLKEESPLMFGDFEIEDLPDGTRIAAPKYSKV comes from the coding sequence ATGAAACTCAGTTCAGGGCCTAAGGTTTACCTCGTCACCAGACCCTCCGTGGACTGGGAGCAGATAGCAGCCTTTCTGCTGGACGAAGAGCTGCCTCCTATTCCCGACAGTATCCGCGCCGGTCAATCGGAGGCGGAGGCGATAATCGAGGTGTCGGCTCGACTCTGCTACATGAGCTTTGGTCGGGGTCGCAGAGACATCGCTGACTTCATATACAACCTTCTCAACTCCAAAGATGGCTCTGTGTTCGAGCACGTCAACTATGGTTTCGTGTTCACCGGGGTCTCCCGCAGCCTCACCCATGAGCTGGTCAGGCACCGGGCGGGATTCGCCTACAGCCAGAGGTCTCAGCGGTATGTCGACGAGACCGAGGGATCGTTCGTAGTCCCTCCCGCGCTCGCAGGTGAGAACGGCGCGGGGGAAGAGGCCCGTGCCGTCCTGGAAGAGGCGCTGGAGTCGGCGTCGGACAGTTACGTCAAGCTGGTGGAAGAGCTTGAGTCCGTCCTCCCGAGAGACAGGTTTGAGTACAACACCGACCGTCGGAAGGCCATCCGACAGGCGGCACGGGCCGTGCTTCCAAACGCCACGGAAACCAAGATATTCGTCACCGGAAACGTTCGTGCCTGGAGACACTTCATCGAGATGCGGGCTGCGACTTTCGCCGACTGGGAGATTCGATCACTCGCCCTCCAGGTTCTTGAACTCCTGAAGGAGGAGTCTCCTCTGATGTTTGGGGACTTTGAGATAGAAGACCTGCCTGACGGGACTCGAATAGCCGCGCCAAAGTACTCCAAGGTGTGA
- a CDS encoding LLM class flavin-dependent oxidoreductase, whose amino-acid sequence MKFGIFYEHQIPRPWHDGDEHRLFKEALDQVELADRLGIDYVWEVEHHFLEEYSHSSAPEVFLAACSQRTTQIRLGHGIVLMPPDFNHPARVAERIATLDLVSDGRVDWGTGEASSRQELEGFGIDPQQKRDMWMESVRETARMMATDPYPGYKGDYFSMPHRSVVPKPLQRPHPPIWVACSNRETIKLAAELGLGALTFAFVDAEEAKHWVDEYYDTFKSACHPLGLDVNPNIAIVTGFMCHEDSDTAVDRGLEGFQFFGYALSHYYQTGTHVPGRFDIWEDFVANGPKERGPTGCIGNPDEVRDTLRIYEDAGVDQVIFIQQGGRNRHEHICESLELFAKEVLPDFKRREMDRQAVKSKELAPYVSAARKRIAEIEEMRDVPAVESYPVLMERLGKPQKPQSENGSSIFDRLGAQPGD is encoded by the coding sequence ATGAAATTCGGGATTTTCTACGAGCACCAGATCCCTCGACCATGGCACGACGGTGACGAACACCGGCTGTTCAAGGAGGCCCTCGACCAGGTCGAACTGGCCGACCGGCTGGGCATCGACTACGTTTGGGAGGTCGAGCACCACTTTCTCGAGGAGTACTCTCACTCGTCTGCGCCCGAAGTGTTCCTGGCCGCGTGCAGCCAGAGAACGACCCAGATCAGGCTTGGGCACGGCATAGTCCTAATGCCTCCGGACTTCAACCACCCGGCGCGAGTCGCAGAGCGAATCGCGACGCTCGACCTTGTGAGCGATGGCCGCGTCGACTGGGGCACCGGAGAGGCCAGTTCCCGCCAGGAGCTGGAGGGGTTCGGTATCGACCCTCAGCAGAAGCGGGACATGTGGATGGAGTCGGTCCGGGAGACCGCCAGGATGATGGCGACCGATCCCTATCCCGGCTACAAGGGCGACTACTTCTCGATGCCGCACAGGAGTGTCGTACCCAAGCCGTTACAGCGACCGCATCCTCCGATATGGGTTGCCTGCTCAAACCGCGAGACTATTAAGCTCGCAGCAGAGCTTGGGCTCGGGGCACTGACTTTCGCATTCGTCGATGCTGAAGAGGCCAAACACTGGGTGGACGAGTACTACGACACGTTCAAGTCTGCGTGCCACCCGCTTGGCTTAGATGTCAATCCGAATATCGCGATCGTTACGGGATTCATGTGTCACGAGGACAGCGATACTGCAGTAGATCGTGGACTCGAAGGGTTCCAGTTCTTCGGGTACGCCCTCAGCCACTACTACCAGACCGGGACGCACGTTCCAGGCAGGTTCGACATCTGGGAAGACTTCGTCGCCAATGGACCGAAGGAACGGGGTCCCACGGGCTGCATCGGAAACCCGGACGAGGTGCGAGACACGCTGCGCATTTACGAGGATGCCGGGGTAGACCAGGTCATATTCATCCAGCAGGGTGGACGAAACCGTCACGAGCACATCTGCGAGTCCCTTGAGCTATTCGCAAAGGAGGTCCTGCCGGACTTCAAGAGACGCGAGATGGACCGGCAGGCGGTCAAATCAAAAGAGCTCGCTCCCTACGTAAGTGCGGCGAGGAAGAGGATCGCAGAAATCGAAGAGATGAGAGATGTCCCCGCGGTCGAGTCGTACCCAGTCCTCATGGAGCGACTGGGTAAGCCGCAGAAACCTCAGAGCGAGAACGGCTCGTCCATATTCGACCGGCTTGGCGCGCAGCCGGGCGACTAA
- a CDS encoding alpha/beta hydrolase codes for MSIDQLESVIELLTSRERPENPTVEDSRDGFERLAAHVGGDTEASVTEVDANGVPGEMVRAQGANGQAVTLYLHGGGYVIGSPATHREFASRLSKETGGGVLTIDYRLAPEDPFPAPVEDAVSAYCWLLDQGHEPGALSIGGDSAGGGLTAATLVSLRDQGIPLPSCGVCLSPWVDMEGIGESMTSRAGVDPMVQKEGLVAMAGVYLGGADPRSPLAAPMYADLSGLPPLLIQVGTRETLYDDATRLAYLAAQAEVQVTFEPWAEMIHVWHLFAPLLDEGQQAIERIGEFIRGSMR; via the coding sequence ATGTCCATTGATCAGCTTGAGTCGGTCATAGAACTCCTGACAAGTCGTGAGCGCCCTGAGAACCCCACGGTCGAGGACTCGCGGGATGGCTTTGAACGACTTGCTGCCCATGTGGGCGGAGACACCGAAGCTTCCGTTACCGAAGTCGACGCCAATGGTGTCCCAGGAGAGATGGTCAGGGCTCAGGGAGCAAATGGACAGGCTGTCACCCTGTACCTGCACGGTGGAGGGTACGTGATCGGTTCGCCAGCTACTCACCGCGAGTTCGCCAGCCGGCTCTCGAAGGAAACCGGTGGCGGCGTTCTCACAATCGACTACAGGCTTGCGCCTGAGGATCCGTTCCCGGCTCCTGTCGAGGACGCTGTCTCCGCATATTGCTGGCTGCTTGACCAGGGGCACGAACCTGGAGCGCTTTCGATTGGCGGGGACTCCGCTGGAGGCGGCCTTACTGCAGCCACACTGGTCAGCCTTCGCGATCAGGGGATACCGCTCCCCTCATGCGGTGTATGCCTCTCTCCGTGGGTTGACATGGAGGGCATCGGAGAGTCCATGACCAGCCGTGCAGGTGTCGACCCAATGGTCCAGAAAGAGGGTCTTGTGGCAATGGCCGGTGTTTACCTGGGCGGAGCAGACCCTCGTTCGCCGCTGGCCGCGCCAATGTATGCCGACCTTTCGGGGCTTCCTCCACTACTGATACAGGTCGGGACGCGGGAGACCCTGTACGATGATGCCACCAGGCTTGCTTACCTGGCGGCACAGGCTGAGGTGCAGGTCACGTTCGAGCCGTGGGCGGAGATGATCCACGTGTGGCATCTCTTCGCGCCGTTGCTCGATGAGGGCCAGCAGGCAATCGAACGAATCGGAGAATTCATCAGAGGCAGCATGCGCTGA